In Labilithrix sp., one DNA window encodes the following:
- a CDS encoding CPBP family intramembrane metalloprotease, producing MDEEEAPQHRPLTFFSAAIWTLIAMLLEAVCASATDSARPGAMVDPVSRMACLAVAYSVVLFGVLRLHEPQTSIRHVLALRRPSVLVCLLALALGAALALPSEWLDKALAARWPTSPDDNDHVDRLFSVATVGKRVALFVTYVIVHPVLKEGFFRGVLFTPLRRTRSLESVVLAVAAFETLPMFSPRSMLVLLGSTLVFSWLRGLSGSIVPSILAHVAFNAVGLVPLVLGKPELEPTRTLLLASAAAGVVALAGLTFLARGVAAVQAREADVAVE from the coding sequence ATGGACGAAGAAGAGGCGCCGCAGCACCGTCCGCTGACCTTCTTCAGCGCCGCGATCTGGACGTTGATCGCGATGCTGCTGGAGGCGGTGTGCGCGAGCGCGACCGACTCGGCGCGGCCGGGCGCGATGGTCGATCCGGTCTCGCGGATGGCCTGCCTCGCGGTCGCGTATTCGGTCGTGCTCTTCGGCGTGCTCCGCCTCCACGAGCCGCAGACGTCGATCCGTCACGTCCTCGCGCTCCGGCGGCCGAGCGTGCTCGTGTGCCTCCTCGCGCTCGCCCTCGGCGCCGCCCTCGCGCTCCCGTCCGAGTGGCTCGACAAAGCGCTCGCGGCGCGGTGGCCGACGTCGCCGGACGACAACGACCACGTCGATCGGCTCTTCAGCGTCGCGACGGTGGGCAAGCGCGTCGCGCTCTTCGTCACGTACGTCATCGTCCATCCGGTGCTGAAGGAGGGCTTCTTCCGCGGCGTCCTCTTCACGCCGCTCCGCCGCACGCGCAGCCTCGAGAGCGTCGTCCTCGCGGTCGCGGCCTTCGAGACGCTCCCGATGTTCTCGCCGCGCTCGATGCTGGTGCTCCTCGGCTCGACCCTCGTCTTCTCGTGGCTCCGCGGTCTGTCGGGCAGCATCGTCCCGTCGATCCTCGCGCACGTCGCGTTCAACGCCGTCGGCCTCGTGCCGCTCGTCCTCGGCAAGCCCGAGCTCGAGCCGACGCGCACGCTCCTCCTCGCGAGCGCCGCCGCCGGCGTCGTCGCGCTCGCGGGCCTCACGTTCCTCGCGCGCGGCGTCGCCGCGGTCCAGGCGCGCGAGGCCGACGTCGCCGTCGAATGA
- a CDS encoding DUF4142 domain-containing protein, which produces MRNLLGYGFVALALSLSLGCANSNDPQPARDPIGGQLNQSQTPSTHPTPQEPAFSTSGSQTANDPIAGQLNQNQSPATNPTPQTAVNDPASQKPFYLGGEGSGGNKVLAKTETPMSDAEILGVILTVNDGEIQMAEQAAKKAKSADVKQFASMMKTHHGQGLTKTKTTETKTKITHKDSDLSSFLKGDVDKTIKDLKDKEGKDFDKGYIDAQVAAHKAVLTAIDNRLLPGAQNGDVKALVNETKKTVTDHVAKAEEVQKKVETTAWNEADRDDEKETKAKAKTEKGLEPRP; this is translated from the coding sequence ATGCGAAACCTCCTCGGCTACGGCTTCGTCGCTCTCGCGCTCTCTCTCTCGCTCGGGTGTGCCAACAGCAACGACCCGCAGCCGGCGAGGGATCCGATCGGGGGCCAGCTCAATCAGAGCCAGACGCCGTCCACGCACCCGACGCCGCAGGAGCCGGCGTTCTCGACCAGCGGGTCGCAGACCGCGAACGATCCGATCGCGGGGCAGCTCAATCAGAACCAGAGCCCGGCGACGAACCCGACGCCGCAGACCGCGGTCAACGATCCCGCCTCGCAGAAGCCGTTCTACCTCGGCGGCGAAGGCTCGGGCGGCAACAAGGTCCTCGCGAAGACGGAGACGCCGATGAGCGACGCCGAGATCCTCGGCGTGATCCTCACCGTCAACGACGGCGAGATCCAGATGGCGGAGCAGGCGGCGAAGAAGGCGAAGAGCGCCGACGTGAAGCAGTTCGCCTCGATGATGAAGACGCACCACGGCCAGGGCCTCACGAAGACGAAGACGACCGAGACGAAGACGAAGATCACGCACAAGGACAGCGACCTCTCCTCGTTCCTCAAGGGCGACGTCGACAAGACGATCAAGGACCTCAAGGACAAGGAGGGGAAGGACTTCGACAAGGGCTACATCGACGCGCAGGTCGCGGCGCACAAGGCGGTGCTCACCGCGATCGACAACCGGCTCCTCCCCGGCGCGCAGAACGGCGACGTGAAGGCGCTCGTCAACGAGACGAAGAAGACGGTGACCGATCACGTCGCGAAGGCGGAGGAGGTCCAGAAGAAGGTCGAGACGACGGCCTGGAACGAGGCCGACCGCGACGACGAGAAGGAGACGAAGGCGAAGGCGAAGACCGAGAAGGGCCTCGAGCCGCGCCCCTGA